One genomic window of Garra rufa chromosome 2, GarRuf1.0, whole genome shotgun sequence includes the following:
- the bmpr1aa gene encoding bone morphogenetic protein receptor, type IAa, with product MTMYATVVLAGVCLLLRLCAGAGQNPDHVLQGTGVKADYRRPGDDSTVAPEDAARFLSCHCSGHCPDDAKNSTCETNGQCFAIIEEDENGDVILSSGCMKYEGSHFQCKDSQFAQTRRTIECCQFDYCNRDLKPELPPRDTEPPDPHWLAFLISVTVCFCTLICVTVICYYRYKWQTERQRYHRDLEQDEAFIPAGESLKDLINQSQTSGSGSGLPLLVQRTIAKQIQTVRLIGKGRYGEVWLGRWRGEKVAVKVFFTREEASWFRETEIYQTVLMRHENILGFIAADINGTGASTQLYLITDYHENGSLYDYLKFTTLDTQALLKLAYSAACGLCHLHTEIYGTQGKPAIAHRDLKSKNILIKKNGTCCIADLGLAVKFNSDTNEVDIPLSTRMGTRRYMAPEVLDETLNKNHFQAYIMADIYSYGLVIWEMARRCVTGGIVEDYQLPYYEMVPSDPSYEDMLEVVCVKGLRPTVSNRWNSDECLRAMLKLMSECWAHNPASRLTILRVKKTLAKMVESQDIKI from the exons CAGGTCAGAATCCCGACCACGTGCTACAGGGCACTGGAGTGAAGGCAGACTACAGAAGGCCCGGGGACGACTCTACTGTGGCACCAGAAGATGCTGCCCGCTTCCTCAGCTGCCACTGCTCAGGGCACTGCCCTGATGACGCCAAGAACAGCACCTGCGA GACAAATGGGCAGTGCTTCGCCATCATTGAAGAAGATGAAAATGGAGACGTGATCTTAAGCTCAGGCTGTATGAAATATGAGGGCTCTCACTTTCAGTGCAAG GATTCACAGTTTGCACAGACACGTCGAACCATCGAATGCTGCCAGTTTGACTATTGTAATCGAGACCTAAAGCCAGAGCTACCGCCTCGAGACACGG AACCACCAGACCCTCACTGGCTGGCCTTCCTCATTTCAGTGACTGTGTGCTTCTGCACCCTCATCTGTGTCACTGTCATCTGTTATTACAG GTATAAGTGGCAGACAGAGAGGCAGCGCTACCACAGAGACCTGGAGCAGGACGAGGCCTTTATCCCAGCAGGAGAATCTCTGAAAGATCTCATCAACCAGTCTCAAACCTCAGGCAGTGGCTCTGGGCTCCCCCTGCTG GTACAGCGCACCATTGCGAAACAGATCCAGACAGTGCGTCTTATTGGAAAAGGCAGGTATGGAGAGGTGTGGCTCGGCCGGTGGAGGGGGGAGAAAGTAGCAGTGAAAGTGTTCTTCACTCGTGAGGAGGCCAGCTGGTTCAGAGAGACAGAGATCTACCAAACTGTGCTCATGAGACATGAGAACATACTAG GCTTCATTGCTGCTGACATAAATGGCACTGGAGCCTCTACGCAGCTGTACCTAATCACAGACTACCATGAGAATGGCTCTCTCTATGACTATTTGAAGTTCACCACTCTGGACACACAGGCCCTGCTCAAACTGGCCTACTCTGCAGCCTGTGGCTTGTGCCACTTGCACACGGAGATCTACGGCACGCAGGGAAAGCCGGCCATCGCTCACAGAGACCTGAAAAGCAAGAACATCCTCATAAAGAAAAACGGCACCTGTTGCATTGCAGACCTCGGGCTTGCTGTGAAATTCAACAG tGACACAAATGAAGTGGACATCCCACTAAGCACACGTATGGGGACCCGGCGCTATATGGCTCCAGAGGTTCTGGATGAGACTCTAAATAAGAACCACTTCCAGGCCTACATTATGGCAGACATCTACAGCTACGGACTGGTTATATGGGAAATGGCCAGACGCTGTGTCACTGGAG GTATCGTTGAAGACTATCAGCTACCATATTATGAGATGGTCCCATCAGATCCGTCTTATGAGGATATGCTGGAGGTTGTGTGCGTCAAAGGACTGCGGCCCACTGTATCCAACAGATGGAACAGTGATGAG TGTTTGAGGGCCATGTTAAAGCTGATGTCAGAATGCTGGGCCCACAATCCTGCATCACGTCTGACCATCCTACGAGTCAAGAAGACTTTAGCAAAAATGGTGGAATCTCAAGACATTAAAATCTGA
- the mmrn2a gene encoding multimerin-2a, translating to MVVLRLAVLLQGLLLAARCEVRARDPEVEEEDELKDMSDGRGWDHRVPLAGFGAPHHGQGLNRQSPDVYGSVHHPLGHRHHDPTPGHFSPDIPEGTGDPSDPSAATETRGSLLRTGNWCAFVHKRAVTVAVSCGTEKYTIKSQSPCPNGTPDCQLIMYKLSTRPVYRQKDQIYTSLLWRCCPGHAGKNCEETDGHVSESEDPTMAGTVFPGGPETTDRQYNKLTRENREQNDYQMFGGPLDEAQQPDGENQTAAEPIDDYEHSRHAGHDHHNNQHFERRDPYAVNEGVPQPETPYLHHGLLPILKEAVMSQLQPVLENFNFTLERLSQEVQGLQRDMAQLRHEQGQGRVTESLEVGGEEHDPQEALEVELRESLQKLEEVKAQFHHHRNEVEARLHAQHTMLHYNLTNFKMDIDVKLKRNQKMLQVNLHSLNTSMSEVRQEQERLDEELQKIGPEKKFEPAQGHPYESTAVWEAITRLDNKVINNTVRLSGLVEGHEQMTENVKDLQNGWRNLDEKIDQTGRNSQVQFMETGLEVEAAKVAVLDRINELNSNISALQSTVQEMESDVDYLYEKFHNNTNSASGDCDCIALGASVTQLEITVAYVRGIANENKLARERESQEMLDNRDSGAWIPSVEDLKLGLLNVQKSLAFEQEKSRMLQHNVTQLQASLLGSQQDIETLQEHDRAKGEKIQQLNSIFNILLQDAVRHSEILEVLLGEEVLEFMALSPENKRRFSIPELTESIRDMQEQINGHSRSLASMLNSANPQVTAADEPSAGIKRKRQDERFDLSEELPEYSDNDFLTLEKMVKDLGVHIKRLEEHRCPACCNCTKTGAQVKLQSEVDTLRKDLETHLGVFKSIFSNTEGLTASEVSVDLNKLSALMKRKEAKQQNRKQKRGDNRAVQTEGRVNNRSKRDASLESAVLRQLPDSPIMFLASTTEGANGSGTVLFESVTLNHGQLYSPKTGIFRAPTSGAYLFVVTLDFGPGPSLAQLKRGGEVVASLRQNQRKLGAPSTRVCILQMEQGEELRLELVQGTVEGNSPQDNTFAGLLMLQTT from the exons CCCATCAGATCCATCAGCTGCAACTGAGACCAGGGGCTCTTTACTTCGTACTGG GAATTGGTGTGCGTTTGTTCACAAGCGTGCTGTTACTGTGGCAGTATCCTGTGGAACTGAGAAGTACACTATCAAGTCCCAGAGCCCCTGTCCTAACGGCACCCCAGACTGTCAGCTAATCAT GTACAAGCTGTCCACTCGGCCAGTGTATAGACAGAAGGACCAAATCTACACTTCACTGCTGTGGCGATGCTGCCCTGGGCATGCTGGGAAAAACTGTGAGGAGACAG ATGGCCACGTCTCTGAATCTGAAGACCCCACCATGGCAGGCACAGTATTTCCGGGAGGACCTGAAACAACAGACAGAC AATATAACAAACTAACTCGGGAGAACAGAGAGCAGAATGATTACCAAATGTTTGGAGGTCCACTGGATGAAGCTCAACAACCGGATGGAGAGAATCAAACTGCGGCAGAGCCCATCGATGACTATGAGCACAGCCGTCATGCTGGCCATGACCACCATAACAATCAGCACTTTGAGAGGAGAG ATCCTTATGCTGTAAATGAAGGGGTTCCTCAACCTGAAACTCCTTACCTTCACCACGGGCTCTTACCGATCTTGAAAGAGGCTGTGATGTCTCAGCTGCAACCTGTGCTAGAGAACTTCAATTTTACCCTGGAACGGCTTTCTCAGGAGGTGCAGGGTTTGCAGCGGGACATGGCCCAACTCCGACATGAACAGGGGCAGGGGAGGGTCACTGAGTCTCTGGAGGTTGGTGGTGAGGAGCACGATCCACAGGAGGCTTTAGAGGTAGAGTTGAGGGAGAGTTTACAGAAGCTGGAGGAAGTGAAAGCTCAGTTTCACCACCACCGCAATGAGGTAGAAGCAAGGCTCCACGCGCAGCACACCATGCTGCACTACAACCTGACGAATTTCAAGATGGACATAGATGTCAAACTCAAACGTAACCAAAAGATGTTACAG GTGAATCTCCACTCTCTGAACACATCAATGTCTGAAGTGCGTCAGGAGCAAGAGAGGCTGGACGAGGAACTTCAGAAGATTGGGCCTGAAAAGAAGTTTGAACCTGCACAGGGTCACCCTTATGAGAGCACAGCTGTTTGGGAGGCCATCACGCGTCTGGACAACAAAGTCATCAACAACACAGTGAGACTTAGTGGCTTAGTTGAAGGCCATGAACAAATGACTGAAAATGTTAAGGACCTCCAGAACGGTTGGAGAAATCTGGACGAGAAAATAGACCAGACTGGGCGCAACAGCCAGGTTCAGTTTATGGAGACCGGTTTAGAAGTGGAGGCAGCCAAGGTAGCAGTTCTTGACCGCATTAATGAGCTAAACAGCAACATTAGTGCCCTCCAGAGCACCGTGCAGGAGATGGAGAGTGATGTTGACTATCTCTATGAAAAGTTTCACAACAATACAAATTCAGCAAGCGGGGATTGTGACTGTATCGCTCTTGGAGCATCTGTGACCCAGTTGGAAATCACTGTAGCTTATGTTAGGGGGATAGCGAATGAAAATAAGTTGGCCCGTGAGCGTGAGTCACAGGAGATGTTGGACAATCGGGACAGTGGTGCCTGGATTCCATCCGTGGAAGATCTGAAACTAGGGCTACTAAATGTGCAAAAGTCCCTTGCTTTTGAACAAGAAAAGAGCAGAATGTTACAGCACAATGTGACCCAGCTCCAGGCCTCTCTCCTGGGCAGCCAGCAGGACATCGAAACCCTCCAAGAGCACGACAGGGCCAAGGGCGAGAAGATCCAGCAGCTAAATAGCATTTTCAACATCTTGCTTCAGGATGCCGTTCGTCACTCAGAGATACTGGAGGTTTTGCTTGGGGAAGAGGTGTTGGAATTCATGGCCTTGTCTCCGGAGAACAAAAGGCGTTTCTCTATACCAGAATTAACTGAAAGCATTAGAGATATGCAAGAGCAGATCAATGGACACAGCCGCAGCTTGGCCTCAATGCTGAACTCGGCTAACCCGCAGGTGACGGCAGCAGATGAGCCCTCAGCGGGCATCAAAAGGAAACGTCAGGATGAAAGGTTTGACCTGTCCGAGGAACTGCCGGAGTACTCTGATAATGACTTTTTGACTTTAGAGAAAATGGTTAAAGATCTTGGAGTTCACATTAAACGGCTTGAGGAACATCGGTGTCCTGCTTGCTGCAACTGCACTAAAACTGGTGCGCAGGTGAAACTGCAGTCTGAGGTGGATACTTTGCGTAAAGACCTTGAGACTCACCTTggagtttttaaaagcattttcagTAATACAGAGGGACTTACTGCCTCTGAGGTGTCTGTGGATTTGAATAAACTGTCAGCTTTAATGAAGAGAAAGgaagcaaaacaacaaaacaggAAACAGAAGAGAGGAGATAACCGAGCTGTTCAGACAGAAGGACGAGTGAATAATCGCAGCAAGAGGGATGCATCACTGGAGTCCGCAG TGCTTCGTCAGCTCCCAGATAGCCCAATTATGTTCCTGGCCAGCACTACAGAAGGTGCTAATGGATCTGGCACAGTTCTTTTTGAAAGCGTGACCCTAAATCACGGACAGTTATACTCGCCAAAAACAGGAATATTTCGTGCTCCTACTTCTGGTGCTTACCTCTTTGTGGTGACACTGGACTTTGGACCAGGCCCATCTCTGGCTCAATTAAAGAGAGGCGGAGAGGTAGTTGCCTCCTTGCGGCAGAACCAGAGGAAGTTAGGTGCACCTTCAACACGTGTCTGCATCCTGCAGATGGAGCAGGGAGAGGAGCTCCGTCTAGAGCTGGTGCAGGGAACTGTAGAGGGAAACAGCCCACAAGACAACACGTTTGCGGGTCTACTAATGTTGCAGACAACCTGA